A section of the Pygocentrus nattereri isolate fPygNat1 chromosome 18, fPygNat1.pri, whole genome shotgun sequence genome encodes:
- the psmg1 gene encoding proteasome assembly chaperone 1, with translation MATFFGEVLSVYSRAVEEDEYDDLEDENEEDAQIRREIEEKREVRVRWCPEVSKSVESSEQLQCSDLLIAVGPNAAGFISAYVLRPEDWTQVGWVSLWNERSRGSSRPDTAPQPGEPGCVIYRQDSCPSVLVCQSTCYIAEDQLFQWAEKVLGSMQRRSLSVTVLSDAPLTEYKTPDYLSGGDAPFLRALKTSTYASTLPCPLLEQPNIITGLPAAVLSHCQVQRIPAVLFQCFTDVIHPDSVTMETYKPILSCLGTSVKLETCPSVEMLQKLTRIHDAQSNLYT, from the exons ATGGCAACATTTTTTGGCGAGGTTTTATCGGTTTACTCAAGAGCGGTGGAAGAGGATGAATATGACGACTTAGAGGACGAAAACGAAGAAGACGCACAAATTCGTCGTGAAATAGAAGAGAAAAG AGAGGTTCGTGTTAGGTGGTGTCCAGAGGTTTCAAAGTCCGTGGAGAGCAGTGAACAGCTCCAGTGTTCAGATCTGCTCATAGCAGTGGGACCCAACGCTGCAG GTTTCATCTCTGCGTATGTACTGAGGCCTGAAGACTGGACACAGGTGGGATGGGTGTCTCTGTGGAATGAAAGAAGCCGTGGATCCAGTCGACCAGACACAGCTCCTCAGCCTGGAGAGCCGGGCTGTGTCATCTACCGACAGGACAGCTGTCCGTCT GTTCTTGTTTGCCAGTCTACATGTTACATTGCTGAAGACCAGCTGTTCCAGTGGGCTGAAAAG GTATTGGGCAGCATGCAGAGGAGAAGTTTGAGTGTGACAGTGCTGTCTGATGCCCCTCTGACTGAGTATAAAACTCCAGACTACCTGAGCGGAGGTGATGCTCCATTCCTGCGTGCACTGAAAACCAGCACTTACGCAAGCACCCTGCCCTGCCCTCTGCTGGAGCAGCCCAACATCATCACTGGCCTACCAGCTGCAG TGCTCAGCCACTGTCAGGTTCAGCGCATCCCAGCTGTGCTCTTCCAGTGCTTCACTGATGTGATCCACCCAGACTCGGTTACCATGGAAACATATAAACCAATCCTGTCATGTCTCGGCACATCAGTGAAG CTGGAGACCTGCCCGAGTGTGGAAATGCTGCAGAAGTTAACCAGAATTCATGATGCCCAAAGCAACCTGTACACATAG
- the mpzl1l gene encoding myelin protein zero-like 1 like isoform X4, producing the protein MELRFSTTSHYRVLVCCFSICAILGTYPAAAIEVYTSSELFVENGTTGTLKCWFKSTEVISSQASVSWSFIPEGSPEATGVAIFYYSGGKAFPDSPQFKARVEWAGDLNKKDASIRVTQMQFFDNGTYSCDVKNPPDISGKPSLTKLRVVMKEALPQTSPAVIVGAVIGAIIGVIIIAFVAYLLIRLLPSNHDYEGCTSIESVSTQPARPGKKAESSTEGSRCSSPSAPVQVRV; encoded by the exons ATGGAGCTACGATTCTCCACAACTTCGCATTACCGTGTTTTAGTGTGCTGCTTTTCGATATGCGCCATCCTTG GAACGTACCCAGCTGCTGCTATAGAAGTCTACACCTCTTCTGAGCTGTTTGTAGAGAACGGAACCACTGGGACGCTTAAGTGTTGGTTCAAGTCCACTGAAGTGATCAGCAGTCAAGCATCAGTATCGTGGTCCTTCATCCCTGAGGGATCTCCAGAAGCCACTGGCGTAGCT attttctactACTCGGGTGGAAAAGCTTTCCCAGATAGCCCTCAGTTCAAGGCCAGGGTGGAATGGGCAGGCGATTTGAACAAAAAAGACGCGTCTATCCGCGTCACTCAGATGCAGTTCTTCGACAACGGAACTTACTCCTGTGACGTAAAGAACCCTCCAGATATAAGTGGTAAACCTTCACTGACTAAACTCAGGGTCGTCATGAAAG AAGCACTCCCTCAGACCAGCCCAGCAGTCATAGTGGGCGCAGTCATCGGTGCAATCATTGGAGTCATCATCATCGCTTTTGTTGCATATCTGCTAATAAGATTATTACCGTCCAATCATGATTATGAAGG CTGCACCTCGATAGAGAGTGTAAGCACGCAGCCGGCTCGGCCGGGGAAGAAAGCTGAGTCCAGCACGGAGGGCTCACGCTGTAGCAGCCCCTCAGCCCCTGTACAGGTACGAGTGTGA